The following proteins are co-located in the Dromiciops gliroides isolate mDroGli1 chromosome 2, mDroGli1.pri, whole genome shotgun sequence genome:
- the LOC122743014 gene encoding lithostathine-like isoform X1 yields the protein MKSPHPRAGLRASGAVGLRDSILSPQIPVMLLLSFSELLFNCLLLTVLAQGLEDPSDPPSARSSCPEGFGFFGSHCYGLIRHEETWNTAEVLCQDYPSGHLVSLLNEAEAGFVAAMITESGGSQKPIWIGLYDPNKNRRWRWSSSALFIYQSWDNGAPSRTNPNYCVILTQDSGFQAWKDELCRVKLPYVCKFKA from the exons ATGAAGAGCCCCCATCCCAGGGCTGGCCTCAGGGCTAGTGGGGCCGTGGGGCTCAGGGACTCTATTCTATCCCCTCAGATTCCAGTGATGCTGCTCCTCAGCTTCTCAGAGCTGCTCTTCAACTGCCTACTGCTCACAGTCCTGGCACAAG GACTGGAGGACCCCTCTGATCCTCCCTCAGCTAGGAGCTCCTGCCCAGAAGGCTTTGGTTTCTTTGGTTCCCACTGCTATGGCTTAATCCGTCATGAAGAGACTTGGAACACTGCAGAA GTGCTGTGCCAAGACTACCCCTCGGGCCACCTCGTGTCCCTGCTCAATGAGGCTGAGGCAGGTTTTGTGGCCGCCATGATCACTGAGAGTGGGGGCAGTCAGAAGCCCATTTGGATCGGTCTGTATGACCCCAATAAG AACCGCAGGTGGCGCTGGTCCAGCAGTGCCCTTTTTATCTACCAATCCTGGGATAATGGAGCCCCCAGTCGAACAAACCCAAActactgtgtaatcctgactcAGGATTcag GATTCCAAGCATGGAAGGATGAGCTGTGCAGAGTAAAGCTCCCCTACGTCTGCAAGTTCAAAGCCTAG
- the LOC122743414 gene encoding lithostathine-1-beta-like isoform X2 has translation MLPPSLSRLLVHCLLLTDLVLGQISEWTTPPQISCPEGSKAYGSHCYGVFQKPRTWNSAELNCQGLTSGHLLSLMDESEAAFVAALATQSLGDSRSHLWIGLHDPFQNRRWHWSNNAMLTLDSWAKGAPAKTTLKFCVTLSPRSGFLQWKDQHCNEELPFICKFSA, from the exons ATGCTGCCCCCCAGCCTCTCCAGGCTGCTCGTCCACTGCCTGCTGCTCACAGATTTGGTCCTGG GCCAGATTTCTGAGTGGACCACTCCTCCCCAGATCTCCTGCCCAGAAGGATCCAAGGCCTATGGCTCCCATTGCTATGGAGTATTCCAGAAACCAAGGACCTGGAACTCTGCGGAG CTGAACTGCCAGGGTCTGACCTCAGGTCATCTCTTGTCCTTGATGGATGAGTCAGAAGCTGCCTTTGTGGCTGCCTTGGCCACTCAGAGCTTAGGAGACAGTCGGAGCCACCTTTGGATTGGCCTTCATGACCCTTTTCag AACCGCCGCTGGCACTGGAGTAACAATGCCATGCTCACTTTAGATTCCTGGGCGAAAGGAGCCCCGGCTAAAACCACCCTCAAGTTCTGTGTGACACTGTCCCCACGCTcag GGTTTCTACAGTGGAAGGATCAACACTGCAATGAGGAGCTCCCCTTCATCTGCAAGTTCTCAGCCTAG
- the LOC122743414 gene encoding lithostathine-1-beta-like isoform X1 has product MLPPSLSRLLVHCLLLTDLVLGQISEWTTPPQISCPEGSKAYGSHCYGVFQKPRTWNSAEVLGCTYKEPFMGWLNCQGLTSGHLLSLMDESEAAFVAALATQSLGDSRSHLWIGLHDPFQNRRWHWSNNAMLTLDSWAKGAPAKTTLKFCVTLSPRSGFLQWKDQHCNEELPFICKFSA; this is encoded by the exons ATGCTGCCCCCCAGCCTCTCCAGGCTGCTCGTCCACTGCCTGCTGCTCACAGATTTGGTCCTGG GCCAGATTTCTGAGTGGACCACTCCTCCCCAGATCTCCTGCCCAGAAGGATCCAAGGCCTATGGCTCCCATTGCTATGGAGTATTCCAGAAACCAAGGACCTGGAACTCTGCGGAGGTGCTTGGGTGTACTTATAAGGAACCCTTTATGGGGTGG CTGAACTGCCAGGGTCTGACCTCAGGTCATCTCTTGTCCTTGATGGATGAGTCAGAAGCTGCCTTTGTGGCTGCCTTGGCCACTCAGAGCTTAGGAGACAGTCGGAGCCACCTTTGGATTGGCCTTCATGACCCTTTTCag AACCGCCGCTGGCACTGGAGTAACAATGCCATGCTCACTTTAGATTCCTGGGCGAAAGGAGCCCCGGCTAAAACCACCCTCAAGTTCTGTGTGACACTGTCCCCACGCTcag GGTTTCTACAGTGGAAGGATCAACACTGCAATGAGGAGCTCCCCTTCATCTGCAAGTTCTCAGCCTAG
- the LOC122743414 gene encoding lithostathine-like isoform X3 has translation MLPPSLSRLLVHCLLLTDLVLGQISEWTTPPQISCPEGSKAYGSHCYGVFQKPRTWNSAEVLGCTYKEPFMGWLNCQGLTSGHLLSLMDESEAAFVAALATQSLGDSRSHLWIGLHDPFQGFYSGRINTAMRSSPSSASSQPRVV, from the exons ATGCTGCCCCCCAGCCTCTCCAGGCTGCTCGTCCACTGCCTGCTGCTCACAGATTTGGTCCTGG GCCAGATTTCTGAGTGGACCACTCCTCCCCAGATCTCCTGCCCAGAAGGATCCAAGGCCTATGGCTCCCATTGCTATGGAGTATTCCAGAAACCAAGGACCTGGAACTCTGCGGAGGTGCTTGGGTGTACTTATAAGGAACCCTTTATGGGGTGG CTGAACTGCCAGGGTCTGACCTCAGGTCATCTCTTGTCCTTGATGGATGAGTCAGAAGCTGCCTTTGTGGCTGCCTTGGCCACTCAGAGCTTAGGAGACAGTCGGAGCCACCTTTGGATTGGCCTTCATGACCCTTTTCag GGTTTCTACAGTGGAAGGATCAACACTGCAATGAGGAGCTCCCCTTCATCTGCAAGTTCTCAGCCTAGAGTGGTTTAA
- the LOC122743916 gene encoding lithostathine-1-alpha-like: MPTPPWPSVYKGSVPPWSDTLSLSAASLNQRSAMMPPSVSGLLLTCLLLPGLTQGQEDAAGPPSARKSCPQGFALQGSHCYGLLGPEETWNTAELLCQAYPSGHLVSLLNEAEASFVATMIMEHGIKGTPVWIGLHDPNKNRRWRWSSNALYLYQAWTKGSPNGTNPNYCVSLTPESDFRSWKDVPCYNKYLYLCKFTA; this comes from the exons ATGCCCACTCCCCCCTGGCCCTCTGTCTATAAAGGTTCTGTCCCTCCCTGGTCAGACACACTCTCCCTCAGTGCTGCCAGTCTG aaTCAAAGGTCTGCCATGATGCCCCCCAGCGTCTCAGGGCTGCTCCTCACCTGTCTGCTGCTGCCAGGCCTGACACAAG gcCAGGAGGATGCTGCTGGGCCCCCCTCTGCCAGGAAATCCTGCCCCCAGGGCTTTGCCCTCCAGGGCTCCCACTGCTATGGCTTGTTGGGTCCTGAGGAGACCTGGAACACTGCCGAG TTGCTGTGCCAGGCCTACCCCTCAGGCCACCTGGTGTCCCTGCTCAATGAGGCTGAGGCCTCCTTTGTGGCCACCATGATCATGGAGCATGGGATTAAGGGGACCCCTGTCTGGATTGGCCTGCATGACCCCAACAAG AACCGCAGGTGGAGATGGAGCAGCAATGCCCTTTACCTCTACCAAGCCTGGACCAAGGGCTCCCCAAACGGAACCAACCCAAACTACTGTGTGAGCCTGACTCCTGAGTCTG ATTTCAGGAGCTGGAAAGATGTACCTTGTTACAATAAGTACCTCTATCTCTGCAAGTTCACAGCCTAA
- the LOC122743014 gene encoding lithostathine-like isoform X2 — MHPRIPVMLLLSFSELLFNCLLLTVLAQGLEDPSDPPSARSSCPEGFGFFGSHCYGLIRHEETWNTAEVLCQDYPSGHLVSLLNEAEAGFVAAMITESGGSQKPIWIGLYDPNKNRRWRWSSSALFIYQSWDNGAPSRTNPNYCVILTQDSGFQAWKDELCRVKLPYVCKFKA; from the exons ATGCATCCCAGG ATTCCAGTGATGCTGCTCCTCAGCTTCTCAGAGCTGCTCTTCAACTGCCTACTGCTCACAGTCCTGGCACAAG GACTGGAGGACCCCTCTGATCCTCCCTCAGCTAGGAGCTCCTGCCCAGAAGGCTTTGGTTTCTTTGGTTCCCACTGCTATGGCTTAATCCGTCATGAAGAGACTTGGAACACTGCAGAA GTGCTGTGCCAAGACTACCCCTCGGGCCACCTCGTGTCCCTGCTCAATGAGGCTGAGGCAGGTTTTGTGGCCGCCATGATCACTGAGAGTGGGGGCAGTCAGAAGCCCATTTGGATCGGTCTGTATGACCCCAATAAG AACCGCAGGTGGCGCTGGTCCAGCAGTGCCCTTTTTATCTACCAATCCTGGGATAATGGAGCCCCCAGTCGAACAAACCCAAActactgtgtaatcctgactcAGGATTcag GATTCCAAGCATGGAAGGATGAGCTGTGCAGAGTAAAGCTCCCCTACGTCTGCAAGTTCAAAGCCTAG